In one window of Legionella fallonii LLAP-10 DNA:
- a CDS encoding HlyD family secretion protein, which produces MINFDLVRTKIKQFFRRLKRNVTPANTIIFIGILTAIIYLFSFLFPFTDNAFVVNNVRPVAALANGYITGLYVKNGDVVRKGQKLFTVFKKPYIYTVEQLSADLAVAQAQLAALKMTYERDQKLSENEHRMYVKLAQDDEKYRKAYRLKSVSLITLQNSQQETQAAKDKWQASLKQLEIDTHQIAAQGNEIKSLEAKLKNAEVNLELTDVYAQGNGIIQNLFFTLGTPVNINQPLFSLVDTDNIYIQANFNETDLRDVRKGTKVLIFPRMYLGRKVFHGEIESDYWGANRQLVDERTQLQNVINENQWILLPQRLPVIIRVTDVDPKYPLRVGTSAYVYVKV; this is translated from the coding sequence ATGATAAATTTTGACTTGGTGCGAACAAAGATTAAGCAGTTTTTCCGGCGTTTAAAACGTAATGTTACCCCGGCTAATACTATCATTTTTATCGGTATTCTAACCGCCATTATTTATCTCTTCTCATTTTTATTTCCATTTACCGATAATGCTTTTGTCGTCAATAATGTGCGCCCTGTAGCGGCTCTGGCCAATGGTTATATTACTGGACTTTATGTTAAAAACGGCGATGTGGTGCGTAAAGGGCAAAAATTATTTACCGTATTCAAGAAACCCTACATTTATACTGTGGAACAATTAAGCGCTGACCTGGCTGTTGCTCAAGCGCAACTGGCCGCTTTAAAAATGACCTATGAGCGGGACCAAAAACTTAGTGAAAATGAGCACAGGATGTACGTTAAGTTGGCTCAAGACGATGAGAAATACCGCAAAGCATATCGATTAAAATCGGTATCGCTTATTACCTTGCAAAATTCACAACAAGAAACACAAGCAGCCAAAGATAAATGGCAAGCCTCTTTAAAACAATTGGAAATTGACACCCATCAGATCGCTGCCCAAGGAAACGAAATTAAATCACTAGAGGCTAAATTAAAGAATGCCGAAGTTAATTTAGAACTTACTGATGTGTACGCTCAAGGCAATGGCATTATTCAAAATTTATTTTTTACTTTAGGAACACCGGTTAACATCAATCAGCCGCTGTTTTCTTTGGTGGACACAGATAATATCTATATTCAGGCAAATTTTAACGAAACCGACTTACGTGATGTGCGTAAGGGCACAAAAGTATTAATATTTCCAAGGATGTACCTGGGCAGGAAAGTCTTTCATGGAGAAATTGAATCGGATTATTGGGGGGCGAATAGGCAACTAGTTGATGAGCGTACCCAATTGCAAAATGTTATTAACGAAAATCAGTGGATCTTATTACCACAACGTCTGCCCGTGATTATTCGGGTAACTGATGTTGATCCTAAATATCCTCTCCGGGTTGGAACAAGTGCCTATGTCTATGTCAAAGTTTAA
- a CDS encoding sensor domain-containing protein, translated as MLDKKGHIKKLVSLLPKRTKNYSISTYEFERELLSRLIAYNHECKCVHSFSVNTLTLINEYPALNNKLMSFWRCDANSIHIIAPYDFPLDRQQELHERTRIEQWQPLAIRYRALGGHSISDITSRVDICLEQENNALFYFSFWSNLSEDDLIPLTPFLKDFFGVFNLCLGRLLNKKQTKLLKIILEKAVDSVEITNEDAVIQYVNPAFEKITLYKEVEALNKTVASLLRSPKEDIRLFEHIKQELKAGNIWRGQLKSRKKDGSDWIAQTVIVPVVDDELGQIKQHIAIKQDITEQINHLNQLKVSEERYRNLMNAASDAIFIHDLNGLFIETNKAACKSLGYTLEELRQLYVWDVEVGPSKEELQQLWITLQEDTLVTVEGKHKRKDGTVFPVDVHLGFFTATDEKLVVAIVRDLTEQRRSQAVIRQLTRALEQSPVLVLITDKVGTIEYANAKVLEQTGYGTEELLGQNPRILQSGHTPAETYQLMWKQLHQGQEWRGELLNKNKQGELFWVSAIISPLRDEGEGITHYLAVMEDISQKKSYEEMLKYQATYDNLTNLPNRFYGYNRLEHAIANAYLNKNKLAVLFLDLNEFKQINDSWGHAAGDVLLKALSERYLSIIRQTDTIARIGGDEFMMILENLNYVADVELIAKKCYEVCLRPFVIESKELMVSSSIGIAIFPEHGKDAKTLMRNADMAMYHNKTHHQAPWTVYTRAMDEVGSNYIRIKTELYKALTRDELYLCYQPIMDIKNNVLIAAEALLRWHSSTLGDVLPDQFIPIAEETGIIIQLGYWILRKVCKQIKEWQMLTSSELKIAVNISTMQLKQKDFVNKVKMIIEEMGVTPESLIFEITESAFIDDTKFILSQLNRLNEMNIHCSLDDFGMRYSSLNSLRSYPFKSLKIDKTFIQGINNHSNDLSLVNSIIAMSKTLKLRVVAEGIETEEQLRVMRSLSCDMVQGWYFSEPLSIDHFLSYLNKQSK; from the coding sequence ATGTTAGATAAAAAAGGGCACATTAAAAAATTGGTATCTTTGCTCCCTAAAAGAACTAAAAATTATAGTATAAGTACCTATGAGTTCGAACGTGAATTGCTTAGTCGATTAATCGCATACAATCACGAGTGTAAGTGTGTGCATTCCTTTAGTGTAAATACCTTAACTCTTATTAATGAATATCCCGCTTTAAACAATAAATTAATGAGCTTTTGGCGATGTGATGCGAACTCTATTCATATTATTGCCCCCTATGATTTCCCTCTTGATAGGCAACAAGAACTGCATGAACGTACTAGAATAGAACAGTGGCAACCCTTAGCTATCCGTTATCGAGCCCTTGGAGGTCACTCCATATCCGATATTACCAGTCGAGTTGATATCTGCCTCGAACAAGAAAACAATGCATTATTTTATTTCAGTTTTTGGAGCAATCTGTCTGAAGACGATTTAATTCCTTTAACCCCTTTTTTAAAGGATTTTTTTGGGGTTTTTAATTTGTGTTTAGGGCGTTTATTAAATAAAAAGCAAACAAAACTATTAAAAATCATACTGGAAAAGGCAGTAGACTCTGTAGAAATTACCAATGAAGACGCCGTGATTCAATATGTTAATCCTGCCTTTGAAAAAATTACTTTATATAAAGAGGTGGAGGCCTTAAATAAGACGGTGGCGTCTCTATTACGCTCACCTAAAGAAGACATCCGTTTATTTGAGCATATTAAACAAGAACTTAAAGCCGGTAATATCTGGCGTGGCCAGTTAAAATCGAGAAAGAAAGATGGCAGCGACTGGATAGCGCAAACGGTTATTGTTCCCGTGGTTGACGATGAGCTCGGGCAAATTAAACAACATATTGCTATTAAACAAGACATTACTGAGCAGATAAATCATCTCAATCAGCTAAAAGTAAGTGAAGAGCGTTATAGAAATCTGATGAATGCGGCTTCCGATGCCATTTTTATTCACGATTTAAATGGTTTATTTATCGAGACTAATAAGGCTGCGTGTAAATCTTTGGGATATACCCTCGAAGAGCTACGTCAATTGTATGTTTGGGATGTTGAGGTTGGCCCTTCTAAGGAAGAACTACAACAACTGTGGATAACGTTACAAGAAGATACACTGGTAACCGTGGAGGGTAAGCATAAACGAAAAGATGGCACGGTGTTCCCAGTTGATGTTCACTTAGGTTTTTTTACGGCTACAGATGAAAAATTAGTCGTTGCGATTGTTAGAGATCTCACGGAGCAAAGGCGCTCTCAAGCGGTGATTCGACAATTGACTCGAGCTTTAGAGCAAAGTCCTGTTCTGGTTTTGATTACTGATAAAGTGGGAACAATTGAATATGCTAATGCCAAGGTTCTAGAGCAAACTGGTTATGGTACTGAAGAACTTTTAGGGCAGAATCCACGTATCTTACAGTCAGGCCATACCCCTGCTGAGACCTATCAACTCATGTGGAAGCAATTGCATCAAGGACAAGAATGGCGTGGTGAGTTATTAAATAAAAACAAACAAGGGGAGTTATTCTGGGTCTCAGCAATTATTTCTCCATTGCGGGATGAGGGTGAAGGCATTACTCATTATTTAGCGGTGATGGAAGATATTTCACAGAAAAAGAGCTATGAGGAAATGCTCAAGTATCAAGCGACTTATGATAATTTGACTAATTTACCTAACCGCTTTTATGGCTATAATCGCTTAGAGCATGCCATTGCCAATGCGTATTTAAATAAAAATAAATTAGCTGTTTTATTTTTAGATCTGAATGAGTTCAAGCAAATTAATGACTCATGGGGACACGCAGCGGGGGATGTGCTATTAAAAGCATTATCCGAGCGTTACTTATCGATTATTAGACAAACGGATACTATTGCTCGTATTGGTGGCGATGAATTCATGATGATTTTGGAAAACTTGAATTATGTTGCTGATGTGGAGCTGATTGCTAAGAAATGTTATGAAGTCTGTTTGCGGCCTTTCGTTATTGAATCAAAGGAGCTTATGGTTTCTTCTAGCATTGGCATTGCTATTTTTCCTGAGCATGGAAAAGATGCCAAAACCTTAATGCGTAACGCGGATATGGCAATGTATCACAATAAAACACACCATCAAGCTCCGTGGACTGTCTATACACGAGCGATGGATGAAGTTGGTTCTAATTATATTCGGATCAAAACAGAACTCTATAAGGCATTAACTCGGGATGAGTTGTACCTTTGTTATCAACCCATCATGGATATTAAAAATAATGTACTGATTGCAGCCGAGGCCTTGCTGCGTTGGCATAGTTCTACTTTGGGTGATGTTCTTCCTGATCAGTTTATCCCTATAGCGGAAGAAACGGGGATAATCATTCAATTGGGTTATTGGATATTGCGCAAAGTATGCAAGCAAATTAAAGAGTGGCAGATGTTGACTAGCAGCGAGCTGAAAATTGCGGTCAATATTTCCACCATGCAATTAAAGCAGAAGGACTTTGTTAATAAAGTAAAAATGATTATCGAGGAAATGGGAGTGACTCCAGAGTCATTGATTTTTGAGATTACAGAATCAGCTTTTATTGATGATACAAAATTTATCTTGTCGCAATTAAATAGACTTAATGAAATGAATATCCATTGCTCGTTAGACGATTTTGGTATGAGGTATTCTTCCTTAAATTCTTTACGCTCTTATCCCTTTAAAAGTTTAAAAATTGATAAAACCTTTATTCAAGGGATTAATAATCACAGTAATGACTTAAGTCTTGTTAATAGCATTATCGCTATGTCAAAAACCTTAAAACTAAGGGTGGTAGCCGAAGGGATCGAAACAGAGGAGCAACTGAGAGTCATGCGTTCGTTGAGTTGTGATATGGTACAGGGATGGTATTTTTCGGAGCCTTTAAGCATCGATCATTTTTTATCTTATTTAAACAAGCAATCCAAGTAA
- a CDS encoding FUSC family protein: MRATQKLKRKLDWARFIHLAILFMVAMFLYLFSTIPERWWILLTVLVISAGIEPGLIIRRSIHRIGGTLAALAILIPLIYLLQLNYRLIPVLFILTIIGLNITALNTKRYDISVFFITLTVFLLLAQTTEVTSPQGPLEMVINRGTCTLIGIFIVTVADYFLFQSYRYSHKLYLFHQLMLYGFFTKKIREISNLRQNKTNTFLFIEKMRDQIIHHFAPIAISSENLKLEGKISRKTKEQIDIFQDTVWKIRRLLFALCVSECILQSPSATERHLHQVKELMATARANFIYLGESNSEIDPTAS; encoded by the coding sequence ATGCGCGCTACGCAAAAGCTGAAAAGAAAGCTGGATTGGGCTCGATTTATTCATTTAGCCATCCTTTTTATGGTGGCTATGTTCCTCTATTTATTTTCGACCATTCCCGAGAGATGGTGGATCTTGCTTACCGTACTCGTAATTAGTGCAGGAATTGAGCCCGGATTAATTATCAGACGCTCTATTCATCGTATTGGGGGTACCCTTGCTGCATTGGCAATCCTCATTCCGCTAATCTATTTACTGCAATTAAATTATCGCCTCATTCCCGTGCTTTTTATTTTGACCATTATTGGACTCAACATTACTGCATTAAATACTAAACGCTATGATATTAGTGTTTTTTTTATAACTTTAACCGTCTTTTTATTGTTAGCTCAAACTACAGAGGTGACTTCGCCTCAAGGTCCGCTGGAAATGGTCATTAATCGCGGTACCTGTACTCTAATTGGTATTTTTATCGTTACCGTTGCCGATTATTTTTTATTCCAAAGCTATCGTTATTCACATAAGCTTTATTTATTTCACCAACTGATGTTATACGGTTTTTTTACCAAGAAAATACGAGAAATAAGTAACTTGCGGCAGAATAAAACCAATACGTTTCTTTTTATTGAAAAAATGCGTGATCAGATCATTCATCATTTCGCACCTATTGCAATCAGCTCGGAGAATTTAAAGTTAGAAGGCAAAATTAGTCGGAAAACTAAAGAGCAGATTGATATTTTTCAAGATACGGTGTGGAAAATACGGCGGTTACTCTTTGCTCTTTGTGTTTCGGAATGTATTTTACAATCCCCATCCGCCACGGAAAGACATTTACATCAAGTTAAAGAATTAATGGCTACAGCAAGAGCTAACTTTATTTATTTAGGTGAGTCCAATTCTGAGATTGATCCAACCGCTTCATGA
- the truD gene encoding tRNA pseudouridine(13) synthase TruD produces the protein MHLIDWPRVYSQPKSTASFKSVPDDFQVYEFFDSQFSGQGEHIVLKIEKKGLTTEEVVKSLARLINKPAKLISYAGLKDRQALTTQWLSIHAPGEHIEGVDSLAAPGWRVLESTRHHKKLKPGFLTGNHFVMRLRDVSNPEDVIQRIEQIKITGVPNYFGEQRFGIEGGNLLKAEELLVNGRKVKDRFLKGMYCSAARSWLYNLILAKRVNESTWNRPLLGDVMQLSGSNSIFVIDEVDEEITRRIKENDISPASPLPGKTKNKVKGAALQLIEDIYRDWQPWLAGLERLGLEESWRANILHIKQLNYTLQEQQLELAFTLPAGSYATALLRELVLY, from the coding sequence ATGCATTTAATAGATTGGCCACGGGTTTATAGCCAACCCAAGTCTACTGCGAGTTTTAAATCGGTGCCTGACGATTTTCAGGTCTATGAGTTTTTTGATAGCCAATTTAGTGGGCAGGGAGAGCACATAGTCCTTAAAATTGAAAAAAAGGGATTAACTACAGAAGAAGTCGTGAAATCTTTAGCACGACTCATTAATAAACCGGCTAAGCTCATCAGTTATGCGGGTTTAAAAGATCGCCAAGCATTGACTACCCAATGGCTTAGTATTCATGCCCCCGGAGAGCATATTGAAGGCGTCGATTCTTTGGCTGCACCGGGATGGCGGGTGTTAGAAAGTACCCGTCATCATAAAAAGCTCAAGCCTGGTTTTTTAACCGGTAACCATTTTGTTATGAGGTTACGTGATGTTTCTAACCCAGAGGATGTCATTCAACGTATAGAACAGATCAAAATAACCGGGGTACCCAATTATTTTGGCGAACAGCGTTTTGGCATAGAAGGTGGTAATTTATTAAAGGCTGAGGAACTATTAGTGAACGGACGGAAAGTTAAAGACCGCTTTCTTAAAGGGATGTACTGCTCTGCCGCGCGCTCTTGGTTGTATAACTTAATTCTGGCTAAACGAGTGAATGAATCCACTTGGAATCGCCCCCTTTTGGGTGATGTGATGCAATTGAGTGGTTCAAATAGTATTTTTGTCATTGATGAAGTTGATGAGGAGATAACTCGTCGCATTAAAGAGAATGACATCTCTCCGGCAAGTCCTTTACCTGGGAAAACAAAAAATAAGGTAAAAGGAGCCGCCTTACAACTGATTGAAGACATTTATCGTGATTGGCAGCCTTGGTTGGCGGGATTGGAGCGATTAGGTTTAGAGGAAAGCTGGCGCGCTAATATTTTACACATCAAACAATTAAACTATACCCTACAAGAGCAACAGCTTGAGTTGGCTTTTACTCTGCCGGCGGGCTCTTATGCCACGGCGCTATTAAGAGAGTTGGTTCTTTATTAG
- a CDS encoding TolC family protein, producing MVKKIICLIVLMGGLFGCNKKVEQQITTAPKTFPSSTHAYKPVANLPEIAWWQQFHDRELNRLIAAGLKSNMDIHMAIGNLQQAQGELQQVKLSWIPTLKFLAGYSTNPAFGIPGGFFGAWPYYTLNIMQLYSQQKQANYNVVYYQAALDGIRLVTIGQVAGSYFTLMAQLEQLRLLKQLNKDLKSLITLSEQDIQIGLQNNIDLAQLRSDERIVAAQIKPVLHNIVASENALHYLVNENPGRIKNKNNFAQLDFSLFKPGNLPTQVLNNRPDLKMAEYALKAAKTGITIAYTNFFPALQLDEFVGGLHVPHTVFGQFTDAYANLNIDPSNIGTISASQGAYNASVAAFNKTLRQILKEVDTDYSANKRMNERFLAYLQAENDYRNKYKLQQGLLKTGLISYKELLQSKIYLDNLALSSNQAKLELAMSLVLLYQDLAGGYAAN from the coding sequence ATGGTCAAAAAAATAATATGCCTTATTGTACTCATGGGAGGGTTATTCGGTTGCAATAAAAAAGTAGAACAACAGATTACTACTGCGCCAAAGACTTTTCCTTCAAGCACGCATGCATATAAACCGGTTGCCAATTTACCCGAAATCGCCTGGTGGCAGCAATTTCATGATCGCGAACTCAATCGATTAATTGCCGCTGGCTTGAAAAGTAATATGGACATTCATATGGCTATAGGCAACTTACAGCAAGCCCAAGGTGAATTGCAGCAAGTTAAATTGAGTTGGATACCCACGTTAAAATTTTTGGCAGGGTATTCCACTAATCCTGCGTTTGGTATTCCCGGCGGATTTTTTGGGGCATGGCCTTATTATACATTAAATATTATGCAGCTTTATTCCCAACAGAAACAAGCGAACTATAACGTAGTGTATTATCAAGCAGCACTTGATGGAATAAGACTAGTGACTATTGGGCAAGTGGCCGGATCTTATTTTACCCTTATGGCACAGTTGGAACAATTACGCTTATTAAAACAGTTAAACAAAGATTTAAAATCGCTAATTACTTTAAGTGAGCAAGACATTCAGATTGGTTTACAAAATAACATTGACTTAGCCCAACTTCGCTCCGATGAACGCATAGTTGCTGCTCAGATCAAACCGGTATTACATAATATTGTGGCGAGCGAAAACGCGCTGCATTATTTAGTGAATGAAAATCCTGGTCGTATAAAAAACAAAAATAACTTTGCCCAATTGGATTTCAGTCTTTTCAAACCAGGCAACTTACCCACTCAAGTGCTAAATAATCGCCCCGATCTAAAAATGGCGGAATATGCATTAAAAGCAGCAAAAACAGGGATTACCATTGCCTACACTAATTTTTTCCCCGCGTTGCAACTCGATGAATTTGTTGGTGGATTACACGTACCTCACACTGTTTTTGGCCAGTTTACCGATGCCTATGCTAATTTAAATATTGATCCAAGTAATATAGGCACTATTTCCGCTAGTCAAGGAGCTTATAATGCTTCAGTTGCTGCATTTAATAAAACACTGAGGCAGATTTTAAAAGAAGTCGACACCGATTATTCTGCAAACAAACGGATGAATGAGCGTTTCCTTGCTTATCTACAAGCAGAAAACGACTATAGAAATAAATATAAATTGCAGCAAGGTTTATTAAAAACAGGATTGATCTCATATAAAGAATTACTACAAAGTAAGATATATTTGGATAACTTGGCCCTTTCTAGCAATCAGGCCAAATTGGAGTTAGCAATGTCCCTGGTCCTTCTGTATCAAGACTTAGCCGGTGGATATGCTGCGAATTGA
- a CDS encoding glutathione S-transferase N-terminal domain-containing protein → MYTLYSFGTPNGIKPTVMLEELKQPYTVQMVDISKGEQFEPDFLKISPNNKIPALYDQSNELYLFESVAILQYLAEKHEQFLPKALKDKYKVLQWCYFQAAHIGPMFGQFGHFHRYAPEPVPYAMKRYADECMRLMGVMERQLTQYPYISGSEYTIADMAIWPWIYCYQFFYEMSIDATQFSHLMEWYQHVNERPAIKAALAVYGRT, encoded by the coding sequence ATGTATACGCTCTATTCATTTGGTACCCCTAATGGCATTAAACCTACCGTAATGCTAGAAGAATTAAAACAACCCTATACCGTACAAATGGTAGATATTTCTAAAGGTGAGCAATTTGAGCCTGATTTTTTAAAAATTTCGCCTAATAACAAAATACCTGCTCTGTATGATCAATCTAATGAATTATATCTGTTTGAAAGTGTCGCTATTTTGCAGTATTTGGCAGAAAAGCATGAGCAATTTCTCCCCAAAGCGTTAAAAGATAAATACAAAGTCTTGCAATGGTGTTATTTTCAGGCAGCCCATATAGGACCAATGTTTGGTCAATTCGGCCATTTTCATCGTTATGCCCCTGAACCAGTCCCCTATGCAATGAAACGATATGCTGATGAATGCATGCGTTTAATGGGGGTGATGGAGCGCCAATTAACTCAATATCCTTATATAAGTGGCTCTGAGTATACTATTGCGGATATGGCAATATGGCCTTGGATATATTGTTATCAATTTTTTTATGAGATGTCCATTGATGCAACACAGTTTTCTCATTTAATGGAGTGGTACCAACATGTTAACGAAAGGCCTGCGATTAAGGCCGCCTTAGCGGTCTATGGACGAACTTAA